TAAAACAGCTTAAATAGTAAAGAAAAACCCGGAAACTGCTAGAACATGTCCATGAATATGTTAGAAACTAACTATAATGCCCCCatagaaaaaaagtaatatcAAATCTGTAAGCAGCACAAATGACACAactctataaaaaataaaaaataaataccaaaCTCTCAAACATTCAATGAAATCATTGTTGGTCAATTCGTTCTCCTCTacggaaaaaaattaaattttttttttaaaaaaagcctttgaaaatatgaaaatgatGTAACATATTACAAGAAATTAATGCTGCAAATTCAAGAAAACTAGCAAGTAGTACAAAGCGAAAAGACAAAGTGAAATAATTTTCATAACAATGATATAGCCATCGTTGTTGGTATCCAAAGACCCCAATATGTCAATTCTTTCGGTAGCATTACATTTATTGAGTCCAAAATTAtgcattaaatcaaaattttatagaGCAGCAACTGCTATTAACGCAGTAAGGTATTGCCATATCAAGGAGTTGATGTCTTTGCATAAAATTCTGACTCAAAATGACAACAATCTAGAGTACGTATAATATTGGAAACAGACAAGTGAGAACTGACTTTCTTCTTCACCCCTATGTATGGAAGACGCCATCCAAACCTTCCTCTGGGCAAACTGTATCTTCAGATCTTCTATACTTCTTGAATACCCCTCAGAAACATCAAAATCTTCTACAACTAAATGGGAAAAATAGTAACACCTTATTAGAATAGACTATATTCATCTTCTTCTACAATtgtcaaaatatatttatcaaaaaatttccaaaagtTAAAATCAGGAATTTTAATGGCAGCAACCTAGTTATCAGAAGTGCATTAATACTaagtcaaagaaaaataattgctTTTCATTAGGGATCATCATTTATAAAGATCAACATTTAGTATTACTAAAAGGATTCGTACTCCTAATTGACAGGCATACCATATTTCAAGTCACCAGAAAAGTTTATGACAAAAGGAGGAGCTTGTAGTAGCTGAAAGTGGACTGCCTGCATAGTGCTCTGTGTCATAGAACAAAATTAGTtactgttaaattaccatttatcttgAAAGCTTAAACTAgtagaaaattatgaatttaatcatttaattaatattttaaccaTCTTCTTTAGCAAATGTTGAGGCCCAACATGTGAAatacttaatcatttaataccACTTATCCTGAAAGCTTAAATTGATGTTCGTCCCGACTTCTTGACGTCTGAGATGAAGTACAAGGATTAGGTCTAGAGCTTATTCATTGCTATTACAGTTGTTGTAATAAGGTCCAtgaaaaaagagggaaaagaaaagcGTCATAGGCTAGCTGCTATTTATTTGCTGTCTTGTGCCTTTGTTTGGTGTGTGTTATGAGAGTTTGATATCATATCCTCTCAATAGCAACATGtgttaccatttttttaaaaaatattttttgtctcATGGGGAAACTAGTATAAATCATGTGCTCATTCACCTTACTAATGAgcaataaattacaaatttgtttagtttttcttttccttattcttTGGAACCACCACTGATAGAGGGTAAACTATGGAGTCAGAGACTATACTCAAGGCCTCTGATTTggtttatgttaaattaccacttatcttaaaagtttaaggtgaaaagaaagagtaaatttaatcatttaattaatattctaacagtgACAATATAACACAAATCATAACCATAAAAAACTTGGTCTACATACCAATGGGACaatcaaagaaaattttgaaagcaTCAATGAAATCAGTGGAAGTAGCATGGGTCCTGAAAAACGCTTGAAGGATTTTGTAGACATCCGAGCATTCAACAATGCCAAAACTACCTGAAGAGATAATGGAGGCATATAGGCTATGAAAATCAATAACATTAGGCGAGATACATGAAAATGCATATTtcacaaatacaattataaGTATGTTGATACACTACGACATGCACATGATTGCAAAAATAGGCTTGTAAAACAAGCAGTTAAGCATACATATAAAACAATGGGTTAGGATGTCTATATTTCATAAGGTAACTCCTTGGTAAAGTTCTTAAAATCTCAACCATTATTCAAATCTAAAGGTTAAGATATTGCCACCTCAGCACTTACCATGTTTAGGAGATCCTTAATTTTTCTTGATTTCATTGCATCCTAATTCATGTGATAAATGTTGAGGCAGCAAAATCTGAAtcaattactttaaaaataatggaGAGATATTAAGATTACCACCGTGGAATTATCCTAAGAAATCTAGATCTTAATCCTAAAAAAACCTACTCTACAAACCATCATGTCTTTACATCAACCTTCTTGCTTGAGATATTGGTTTTAGATACTAAAAGCGCAAGGACAAACaacctttattttcttttcaaaaaatatgttaaatcactacttatctcaaaGCATGAAATGAATACCACAACACTCCACACTCCACACTTCCCCATTCACGTGTGGACCAAACAACATGtagaatatttttaattgaaaatatataaaaactgcAAAGTCAACATTCAAACTCAAGAACTCAATTCCAATATCATGTTAAAAAgcttaacataaaaaatttaatttaattattaaattaacagaTAAAGGTAGAGTAGAACATGAGCCAATGAGAAGAAATAACTTACACCATTTTCTGAAGCACTCATAATAAGATTTGGCCACAATTCACTCTCCATTAAGACAATTGCGTTTGGCTTCCAATAGTCAAGAAAAGCGCCCACTGCAGTTGGAGTATCAATTGGCGCAAACTGGTTCAACCGTAACGATTAGACCACATCAACACAAATGTCACAAACACAAATAGCAATGCATCAAAGTTTATACAGTACTTGATATATCACACCACTTGGAAGCCGTTTATCTATTACTTCACTGCACCAAGCAAAAAGCTCACATATATAAGCCCCACGAATTGAACAATTTTGCATataataaacaatattatttcTTACAATGCGGATACTGTTGTGGTTGTCATCAAGATATTCAAATCAGGGCTTTGCTTTATGCATTGTTTGATTATAGGAATCGCCGACATTCCTTCACCtggattttcaaaatttaaaaacaagaacaaaaggCAAATAcgtaattaaattaaataaataaataaacaaaattagaacctaGAGAGACGGCGTGGAACCAGAGGAGTGGGCCGGGAGGCCGAGGGAGAGAGGCCCGGCCAAGGCGCTCGGTCCAGCGGTGAGGGTGCTCGTGGCCTCGGAGTCGGCGATACCGTAGGTGAAGGTTCAGCGCAGGCGATACACCGTAGCTCAGCGCCCTGTAGATCTTGTACATCAGCCTCCCACTCTCTGTTGCCGCCATTTCAATTCCCAAATTTCGCACGCTACTACTTTCTTTTGAGTTCCcgggtttggttgtttgtggGTTTATATCAAATTCCTTGGGCTCAGTGGGGCCGGGGAGCGAAGCTGCGCGAACGGGGCCTGATTTGATACAGaatttgttcaaattcaaacaaaacattttcGTGCATCAATCGTACATAAGTGAGGAAATGGCCAGAGGGCATTTGGGCTTGGGGTTTGGACCTTGGCCATTGAGTATGAGCATGATTGGTCATGTCTCTTAATAGATGggaaaatgcttaaaaaaaaaacacttattattcccactttttatattttcttatgtGACGGGGATTGCCACATCAGCCATTTAAAATGTCTATTGGTGTGGTTGCAACGTGGGGCACatgtaagttaaaaaaaaaaaattgcctagCTTTTATAAAGAAAGTGGTCGGCCACTCCAACCAAACCTATGAGAGTGGTACGACCGTTATTAAAGTTATTAGATATGGTCATTCACCCCCGAAGTATAATTTAATGGTTTGCAACAACCATATCTCTTTGATCTAGTGGTTTTGACCACTCTCATATGCTCAATGGGGGGAGATGGggagcaaattttttttgtctggCAGGACACTATCACATAAGAGAGCAGAGAAGGAGTGAAATGAGAGTGTATGTACGTAGTATTAATTACTCTATTAAAGTTATTATAACATaatcatatataaatatatagatttAGATTTTTGGGTTAACAAATTTGTTATGGTGTTGTATTAAATTTGTTATGTTGTGATCCCTCAAAACTTTATGTTTTGTGATTGTACGTAAAAGCTTTTACGCTAGCTCTTGACTACTCGATCTATTAATAAAATCAGAATgaatttccctaaaaaaaaaatatactccaTTAGACACTTATGCTGAGGTCATTCGATATGACCTCCATTTTCTGATGTCAAAAATCCAACACCCAATGCAATGCCAAGTTCATGGATCAAAAAGTACCTTACGACGAGAATATGCATGAACCAATTGGCCTAAAACACAGTTAATGTGAATCTGATATGGAAAATGAGGTAATGTGCGTCCATGACTAATCATACTCAATAATTCGATTTTAAAACCCATATAATTGCCATTATGATTTGGACCACGCACGGTCACTGCTGAGCAAAGCGTGGTgaaagcataatatatataataataacaatatataatattaatctGAGTGAGtatatattataacttttattataagtaCTCTCTTATAGGCTGACTCACTCTATTGATATGGATCGCGGAATGCCAATCAACCTCTAAAATCAGTcattgtttgaagaaaaaataattcaaaatcaTGATCGATAGTCTCATATTAAAGCACAATTACCATGTAATTAGGGTCAATCAAGCGAGGGCCCGACGAAAACTATCAAAAAGTTATGGTCCTGGAGGGATGTAATTTTCAACAATGACCTTTGGTtcaacagaaaaaaaaagaaagaataattaatGAACTTTCGAAGGAACAAACATATATTTAAGAAAGACATATTTGGAGTTGCCCTTTATCAccagctaattaattaatcacgTAACCTTAAACGGATTTTAATTTCCTCCAGTTAtctcatataatatattatgtAATCGTGCACCGTACTTTCCATGAtgcaatttatatataataatttgtcGTTTGAACGATCGAGTtgttaatataaatttatatatctaTCACATGCTATATTCGtacattcaaatatatatataaatatatgtcgCCTTGCAACGATGACAAAgaagaaatataaattttcttatACATGCATGGACCACGGTCCCCTCACTTTTAACCCATGCATGCACAAGCTAGCTTTCTTCTCTAATGGAAAGCATCCTAAGTTAAGAGTCATGACGACgtagtatgtatatatatattgaatttgaaaaggaaaattattggacactatagtttttattataatttgttATAAATTCATGTGATAATCCACATTTTATGGAAATGATCGTCATATCTATATAACTTGACCTTGTGCTAGCCAGCAATGGTCAATGGTGCTTGTGATGATATgcattaatttataatttcaaaGTGTTTGGGGATTATCGATAAtgtcaaaattaatataaataaaaatggttTGGAAAGCTACCCAAACaaatatatttcaatattgttTGTTATATTGTTCCCATCAACGAGAATTATTGTACATGTTCATCATGttcttttgttaattgttttggggagtaattaaataaattattataaaaatgaagaaaaacaaaataaaaatgtatatagATTGGGACGCATATCTTATCCAAGATTCCTTATACGATAATTTTTCCCAAAGATTTGTCACATAACTAGGCAGAATTAAACTGCTATAAAAACCGACCGGGGAGCTAGAGTTATTGCAGacaacaaacaaaccaaaaaacccAACATAAAAACATGAAGTACTACTATGAGGATCTGGGGTTGATCCTAGCAATATTGCTATGGGTTGCATGGGTGATAATGATACGGCGCCGTCACCGACGCCTTCGATTGAAGGAGAAAGGTGATCGGCTCCCACCAGGGCCTAGATCGTGGCCAGTGGTTGGAAACATTTTCCAGCTGGGTTGGGCACCCCACGAGTCCTTTGCAAAGCTGGCTCGACAGCACGGTCCCATCATGACCCTTTGGCTAGGGTCAATGAGTACGGTGGTCATCTCGTCCAAAGAAGTGGCTCGAGACATGTTCAAGAACCATGACGTGGTTCTTGCCGGTAGGAAGATTTATGAGGCCATGAAGGGGGACTATGGTAATGAGGGCTCCCTCATTACTGCTCAATATGGTTCTCACTGGCGCATGTTGAGGCGCTTGTCCACCGCCGAGTTTTTCGTCTCAAGCCGTCTGGAAGCCATGAGAGGTACTCTTATTAATTCCcacatctttatttttaagcactacaaaaactctCAGAGTTAAAAGAGGTTCGTTTTGTTAAAATGATCTCACCATAAGTTATTTCAATAGTAAAACGACTCCTCTTAAAAAGAATAATTGTTTAAACAGTAAAGCACTGTTCAAACGACCCCTCCTTCTAAGATGAGtcatttaaacagtaaaataCCCCACTTAGAGAGgttgtttttatttgaagagttcGTTTCAACAATGAAAAATGCCAATTTTAAAAGGGACATGAACTGAATAAGAAACTTATATTGCATTTTAAGGAGCTTTTAAAAGGAGACGTGTGTGCACCATTCACACGTCCCCTTTTAAAAGGGGATGTTCATATTTTACTGTTTAAAccttcttaattttaattatagtaAGTATAATTGGAACATTTACAAAATATCACtattttgatagtttttttgtagtgaaaggAATATActgttaaatcattaattaactATAGAACAGAGTAATTTACAGATGATACGTTCAAACAGGAGTTCGTGGGAGGTGCATCGATGAAATGGTGCAGTTCATAGAAGATGCTAGTACTGCATCTGGTACCAAAGGCATCGACGTTGGGAGGTTCTTCTTCTTGATGGCTTTCAATCTCATAGGAAACCTAATGTTTTCAAAAGACCTGCTGGACCCCAAATCAGAGAGAGGGGCCAAGTTCTTCTTCCATGCAGGCAAGGTGATGGAGTTCGCAGGGAAGCCGAACGTGGCGGATTTCTTGCCAATTCTAAGGTGGCTTGACCCGCAGGGTATAAGAAGAAAGACACAGTTCCATGTCGAACGCGCCTTCGAAATCGCAGGAGTATTCATCGCAGAAAGGATGGAGAGCATGGAAAATGGCCGCAATGAAGAGATCAAGAGAAAGGACTACTTGGATGCGCTTTTGGAGTTTCGTGGTGACGGTGAGGAGGAACCCTTAAGGTTTTCTTCAAGAACCATCAACGTCGTCGTTTTTGTAAGccatcttctctttctttcttatctttTGTAGCTTCCACACACATAAACctaaattttatatgtttaattaagttcgttaaaatatatatcattttgggacaaaagaaggaaattatttcaatttattctagggttaaatacctaataccccttggggtttaggaactttatttttactcccctagggtttcatttttatcacaggaccttctggggttttgataaaggaccaacttagtccatccgttagttgatcgttaagactgacacgtggactaatcagatattgacacgtggcacctattttaattttttttatacaaaaatttaaaaaaaaaatgtattttttttaataaaaaaaacaaaacaaaaagaaaaaacaaaaggaaaaaaattggtccacccccaaatggccgagccacccccaatttttttccttttttttttaaatttaaaaaaatacatttttttaaaaaaaaaaaaaattaaataggtgccacatgtcaacatctgattggtccatgtgtcagtcttaacggtcaactaacggatggactaagtTGATCCTTTATCAAAATCCTAGAGAgatcctgtgataaaaatgaaaccccataagagtaaaaataaagttcctaAATCTCAGGAgatattaagtatttaaccctttattcTATATTAAAATGACATGTCTCACAAGCAATTTtcttatgcatttttaaaatgcacGTAACAATTACATCCTTTAGGAGGATGACTTATAGACTCTTAACTTCTTGAGTTGGATTTTGCGTTACGAGTTTTTCTATCATTCGATATACGATTTTGACAAGTAAAGTCGTGTATCCGAAATTTACTCCCTAAGCAGAGGTCTACAAAGCTATGCCTTAACGAGATCCGCAtcatacaaatttaaaaaatgaaaaataaaatgaaaaacttcactttagacctttGACCTACCGTGTGTTTCGAAAAGACCCtctaatttcaaaaacttttaatttaactctctgaacttttaatttgattcaattgacccccctctgtcatattttaaacgttaaaagtgataaaatgacgttTGTATCCCTCaatcttttataaaattctaaatttacccttaattttaaattaaaaataaataaataaatgaaaatcgaatagtaatttggtctttttaagcATTTATGTTAAAAGTTAATTGCTAAAACTAACGAATAGGGTAAAtagattgaaattgaaagtttatgggcgTGAGAGTGAAGgttctaaaattaaaaatttttttttaaaaaaaaaaaaaaaaaaaaagtgtcctTTATGAGGGATCACTCAGGAGTGTCAAAATTTGATTATGGTACTTTCAGGAGATGTTTACAGCGGGGACCGACACAACGACAAGCACGCTGGAGTGGGCAATGGCTGAGCTTCTCCACAACCCAGAAACTTTGAAAA
Above is a genomic segment from Corylus avellana chromosome ca9, CavTom2PMs-1.0 containing:
- the LOC132161936 gene encoding probable 3-deoxy-D-manno-octulosonic acid transferase, mitochondrial isoform X1 encodes the protein MAATESGRLMYKIYRALSYGVSPALNLHLRYRRLRGHEHPHRWTERLGRASLPRPPGPLLWFHAVSLGEGMSAIPIIKQCIKQSPDLNILMTTTTVSAFEVIDKRLPSGVIYQFAPIDTPTAVGAFLDYWKPNAIVLMESELWPNLIMSASENGVVLALLNARMSTKSFKRFSGPMLLPLISLMLSKFSLIVPLSTMQAVHFQLLQAPPFVINFSGDLKYVVEDFDVSEGYSRSIEDLKIQFAQRKVWMASSIHRGEEEIMLGVHRVLMQMHPDVVTILVPRDPQHGLEIAQELKKEGQNVALRSRHEKLVAGTNIYVVDTLGELRQLYRLTPIAVVGGSFFPGLAGHNISEAAAAGCAVLTGHHVGHFSHMVLEMQRLNPLSVLQVSGKIELEKALKELFSDAKVLEAHCTAGKQAFHALSSGIVANVWNLLNSHVLKRALC
- the LOC132161936 gene encoding probable 3-deoxy-D-manno-octulosonic acid transferase, mitochondrial isoform X2, which translates into the protein MAATESGRLMYKIYRALSYGVSPALNLHLRYRRLRGHEHPHRWTERLGRASLPRPPGPLLWFHAVSLGEGMSAIPIIKQCIKQSPDLNILMTTTTVSAFEVIDKRLPSGVIYQFAPIDTPTAVGAFLDYWKPNAIVLMESELWPNLIMSASENGVVLALLNARMSTKSFKRFSGPMLLPLISLMLSKFSLIVPLSTMQAVHFQLLQAPPFVINFSGDLKYVVEDFDVSEGYSRSIEDLKIQFAQRKVWMASSIHRGEEEIMLGVHRVLMQMHPDVVTILVPRDPQHGLEIAQELKKEGQNVALRSRHEKLVAGTNIYVVDTLGELRQLYRLTPIAVVGGSFFPGLAGHNISEAAAAGCAVLTGFWKNRA
- the LOC132191642 gene encoding iridoid oxidase-like, yielding MKYYYEDLGLILAILLWVAWVIMIRRRHRRLRLKEKGDRLPPGPRSWPVVGNIFQLGWAPHESFAKLARQHGPIMTLWLGSMSTVVISSKEVARDMFKNHDVVLAGRKIYEAMKGDYGNEGSLITAQYGSHWRMLRRLSTAEFFVSSRLEAMRGVRGRCIDEMVQFIEDASTASGTKGIDVGRFFFLMAFNLIGNLMFSKDLLDPKSERGAKFFFHAGKVMEFAGKPNVADFLPILRWLDPQGIRRKTQFHVERAFEIAGVFIAERMESMENGRNEEIKRKDYLDALLEFRGDGEEEPLRFSSRTINVVVFEMFTAGTDTTTSTLEWAMAELLHNPETLKKVQAEMRIAITPNKKLEEKDIENLPYLKAVIKETLRLHPPLPFLVPHMSMDSCNMLGYSIPKETQILVNVWAIGRDPKTWEEPLVFKPERFLEPNAADFKGHHFEFIPFGSGRRMCPAMPLASRVLPLALGSLLHSFDWALADGLNPEEMDMAERMGITLRKAVPLKAVPIPYKRRRVGI